The following coding sequences are from one Fimbriiglobus ruber window:
- a CDS encoding aliphatic sulfonate ABC transporter substrate-binding protein: MRISFASVWQVVLAVCIAVVPGCGSGSGADGVLRIGYQKWSTYSILKTSGELERAFAARGLRIEWVEFPAGPPLLEALNAGSIDLGHAGDSPPLFAQAAGVPFVYIAASSPSPESAAVLVREGSPLRAVSDLRGKRIGFTKGTSAHTLLLRVLEKHGLAFTDVEPVYLAPSDGRAALEAGAVDAWAIWDPYAAAAEYGGGVRRLVGGTGYVSGREYYFASSTAATERPEVIRAFLDELAGVKAWAKQRPAEVSGLLAGQTGLDPRAVALAEARRDRYDTGPVTADLVADQQALADRYFEIGLLPHRIEVRAAVGAVPFGRAD; encoded by the coding sequence ATGCGAATCTCGTTCGCGTCGGTCTGGCAGGTGGTCCTGGCCGTCTGTATCGCCGTGGTTCCCGGGTGCGGCTCGGGGAGCGGAGCCGACGGGGTCCTTCGCATCGGCTATCAAAAGTGGAGCACGTATTCGATCCTCAAGACCTCCGGTGAGCTCGAACGGGCGTTTGCCGCCCGCGGACTGAGGATCGAGTGGGTCGAGTTCCCGGCCGGGCCGCCCCTCCTCGAGGCTCTGAACGCCGGGAGCATCGATCTCGGCCACGCCGGCGACTCGCCGCCCCTGTTCGCGCAGGCGGCCGGCGTCCCGTTCGTCTACATCGCCGCGTCGTCCCCCAGTCCGGAGAGTGCCGCGGTCCTCGTCCGCGAGGGTTCACCGCTCCGGGCGGTCTCCGATCTCCGCGGCAAGCGGATCGGGTTCACCAAGGGCACCAGCGCCCACACCCTCCTGCTGCGGGTGCTGGAGAAACACGGGCTGGCTTTCACCGACGTGGAGCCGGTCTACCTCGCGCCGTCCGACGGCCGGGCCGCCCTGGAAGCCGGGGCGGTCGACGCGTGGGCGATCTGGGATCCGTACGCGGCCGCGGCCGAGTACGGCGGCGGGGTCCGCCGGCTGGTCGGCGGCACCGGATACGTCTCGGGCCGGGAGTACTACTTCGCCTCCAGCACGGCGGCAACCGAGCGGCCCGAGGTGATCCGGGCGTTCCTCGATGAGCTGGCCGGAGTGAAGGCGTGGGCGAAGCAACGGCCGGCGGAGGTGAGCGGGTTGCTCGCCGGCCAGACCGGGCTCGACCCCCGGGCGGTGGCCCTCGCCGAGGCCCGGCGGGACCGGTACGACACCGGCCCGGTGACCGCCGACCTGGTGGCCGACCAGCAGGCGCTGGCCGACCGGTACTTTGAAATCGGCCTCCTGCCGCACCGGATCGAGGTCCGGGCGGCCGTCGGGGCCGTCCCGTTCGGGAGGGCGGACTGA
- a CDS encoding DUF1559 domain-containing protein: MTCRPTRPGFTLIELLVVIAIIAILIGLLLPAVQKVREAANRIKCQNNLKQTGLAVQSLHDTYQSLPPTEGALPGMSLNNYGPLTFWLLPYIEESAIYNQALSGGVYNSGNADRTYAVKTYVCPSDPSIGTGASPGGWALCSYAANALAFSQVTYDTPGNFLTAYVHGPAVTSGNYATSSHALTTGGKKFPGSYPDGTSNTIFWTEKYGICSPDANGNDGGNQWASRFEAQTSPYIGYQAPNAGLAYGTNQSGGQANVYGAAGFFQIQPNPFLGAGGCKPGIASTGHTGGILAALGDGSVRSCSSGMSPTTWWQALVPDDGQPLGSDW, encoded by the coding sequence ATGACCTGCCGGCCCACCCGCCCGGGTTTCACGCTGATCGAATTGCTGGTGGTGATCGCGATCATCGCCATCTTGATTGGCTTGCTTCTCCCGGCCGTTCAGAAGGTTCGCGAGGCCGCGAATCGCATCAAGTGTCAGAATAACCTCAAACAAACTGGGCTGGCGGTGCAGTCACTGCACGACACCTATCAATCCCTGCCGCCCACCGAAGGCGCTCTACCGGGCATGAGTCTGAATAATTACGGCCCACTGACGTTCTGGCTGCTCCCCTACATTGAAGAAAGCGCAATCTACAACCAAGCGTTATCCGGCGGCGTGTACAACTCGGGAAACGCGGACCGAACCTATGCCGTCAAAACATACGTATGCCCGTCCGATCCCAGCATCGGAACGGGTGCCTCGCCCGGGGGGTGGGCGCTGTGCAGTTATGCCGCGAACGCCCTCGCGTTCAGTCAAGTCACCTACGACACCCCCGGCAATTTCCTGACCGCTTACGTCCACGGGCCGGCGGTCACCAGCGGCAATTACGCGACCTCATCGCACGCTCTGACCACGGGCGGGAAGAAGTTCCCGGGGTCGTACCCGGACGGGACCAGTAACACGATCTTTTGGACGGAAAAATACGGCATTTGCAGCCCGGACGCGAACGGCAACGATGGCGGCAACCAGTGGGCGTCTCGTTTCGAAGCGCAGACGAGCCCTTACATCGGCTACCAGGCCCCGAACGCGGGCCTCGCGTACGGCACCAACCAATCCGGGGGGCAAGCCAACGTTTACGGTGCAGCCGGTTTTTTCCAGATCCAACCCAATCCCTTTCTTGGCGCCGGCGGGTGTAAACCCGGAATCGCCAGTACGGGACATACCGGGGGCATCCTCGCCGCGCTGGGCGACGGCAGCGTGCGCAGCTGTTCCTCGGGCATGAGTCCCACCACTTGGTGGCAGGCCCTCGTGCCCGATGACGGTCAGCCCCTCGGCTCCGATTGGTGA